A window of Paenibacillus sp. 19GGS1-52 contains these coding sequences:
- a CDS encoding threonine-phosphate decarboxylase, producing the protein MLEKYGHGGDVLTAAELYGGESGAFLDFSANINPLGPPPAVLEILQHALPAVIAYPDPGHRRLKTLLAENLGTDSNWLTIANGAAESMALLLLALAPRTVGIVEPCFSEYRQLSEQFGAQVLSVQGTREQSFRAGVEAISELLEQVELLFLGQPNNPNGVQYSLEELRVLAQKAESCGTYLAVDEAFIDFIPPAQRNSLLPELLHYPHTVLVRSMTKFYAIPGLRLGFTIAHPALAAAMTGKQVTWSVNGLALLAGEACLRSGADYEQRTRELIITERALLRQGLQQLGCDVPAGEANFLLCGLPAPWSAAELQTRLGRCGILVRSCAMYPGLGAEHIRVAVKGREDCTTLLRQMGEILATGPGDGSGSGARGRY; encoded by the coding sequence ATGCTTGAAAAATATGGTCATGGCGGCGATGTGCTGACCGCGGCGGAACTTTATGGGGGCGAGAGTGGCGCTTTTCTCGATTTCAGCGCTAATATCAATCCGCTTGGGCCTCCGCCCGCCGTGCTGGAGATACTGCAGCATGCGTTGCCAGCGGTGATTGCTTATCCAGACCCCGGGCACCGGCGCTTAAAGACACTGCTGGCTGAGAATCTCGGAACAGACAGCAACTGGTTGACTATAGCTAATGGAGCTGCTGAATCTATGGCGCTGCTGCTGCTGGCGCTAGCCCCGCGGACAGTTGGCATCGTGGAGCCGTGCTTCTCCGAATACCGCCAGCTCTCGGAGCAATTCGGAGCGCAAGTATTGTCTGTGCAGGGCACAAGAGAGCAGAGTTTCAGAGCAGGCGTGGAGGCCATCTCTGAACTGCTGGAGCAGGTGGAACTGCTGTTTCTGGGGCAGCCGAATAACCCTAATGGCGTCCAGTATTCTCTGGAAGAGTTGAGAGTGTTGGCCCAAAAAGCGGAAAGCTGCGGCACCTATCTGGCGGTGGATGAGGCTTTTATCGATTTTATTCCGCCAGCGCAGCGGAACTCGCTGCTGCCGGAATTGTTACATTACCCGCATACGGTGCTGGTGCGCTCGATGACGAAGTTCTATGCGATCCCCGGGCTGCGCCTCGGGTTCACCATTGCGCATCCAGCGCTTGCCGCAGCCATGACCGGCAAGCAGGTCACCTGGAGCGTGAACGGCTTGGCGCTGCTGGCAGGCGAAGCCTGCCTTAGAAGCGGAGCGGACTATGAGCAGCGCACCCGCGAGCTCATTATCACAGAGCGCGCGCTGCTGCGGCAGGGGTTGCAGCAGCTTGGCTGCGACGTTCCAGCAGGCGAAGCCAACTTCCTGCTCTGCGGCCTGCCCGCGCCGTGGAGCGCGGCCGAGCTGCAGACCCGGCTCGGCCGTTGCGGCATTCTGGTGCGCAGCTGCGCGATGTATCCGGGCCTTGGAGCGGAGCATATCCGCGTTGCGGTTAAAGGCCGCGAGGATTGTACCACTCTGCTGCGGCAGATGGGGGAGATCCTGGCGACGGGGCCGGGAGATGGATCTGGATCTGGTGCGCGCGGGAGGTACTGA
- a CDS encoding lipoate--protein ligase produces the protein MIFIDNTGITDASINLAIEEYALKHLPMDDSYLLFYINSPSIIIGKHQNTIEEINQEYVKDNNIKVVRRLSGGGAVYHDLGNLNFSFITKDDGQSFHNFLKFTQPVIDYLQAMGVNAELSGRNDLQVGERKISGNAQFSTRGCMFSHGTLMFDLNLDDVQASLNVNPEKFKSKSTKSVRSRVANIKELLGTDITIEEFRDGLLRSIFGMEPSEVPQYKLKPDDWLKIEEISKEHYQNWEWNYGLSPKSNVKHMRKFPAGLVDIRMDIEDALIQEIKIYGDFFGVGDVADVENALRGKRYAEVEVRQALAELDLGHYFGRIEPEDFIGLIFLEE, from the coding sequence ATGATTTTTATTGATAATACAGGAATTACTGACGCCTCTATCAATTTGGCGATTGAGGAATATGCACTTAAACATTTGCCTATGGACGATAGCTATCTGCTCTTTTATATCAACAGTCCATCCATCATCATCGGCAAACATCAGAATACCATCGAAGAGATCAATCAGGAGTATGTGAAAGACAATAATATCAAGGTTGTGCGGCGTTTATCCGGCGGCGGGGCTGTATATCATGATCTTGGCAACCTGAACTTCAGCTTCATTACCAAGGACGACGGACAATCCTTCCATAACTTTCTGAAATTTACCCAGCCGGTCATCGACTATCTGCAAGCTATGGGTGTGAATGCCGAGCTTAGCGGACGTAATGATCTTCAAGTCGGTGAGCGCAAAATATCCGGCAATGCCCAGTTCTCCACGCGCGGATGCATGTTCAGCCACGGGACGTTGATGTTTGATCTGAACCTGGATGATGTACAAGCTTCGCTGAATGTGAATCCGGAGAAATTCAAATCCAAGAGCACCAAATCGGTGCGCAGCCGCGTAGCGAACATTAAAGAATTGCTCGGCACCGACATCACGATTGAGGAGTTCCGCGACGGGCTGCTGCGTTCGATCTTCGGTATGGAACCGTCCGAGGTTCCACAGTACAAGCTGAAGCCGGACGACTGGCTGAAAATAGAAGAAATCTCCAAGGAGCACTATCAGAATTGGGAGTGGAACTACGGTCTTTCTCCAAAAAGTAATGTGAAGCATATGCGTAAATTCCCGGCAGGTCTGGTGGATATCCGAATGGACATTGAGGATGCGCTCATTCAGGAGATCAAAATCTACGGCGATTTCTTCGGAGTCGGTGACGTAGCCGATGTAGAGAATGCGCTGCGCGGCAAACGTTATGCGGAAGTCGAAGTCAGACAAGCATTGGCTGAGCTGGATCTGGGACATTACTTCGGCCGCATTGAGCCGGAAGACTTCATTGGTTTGATTTTTCTGGAGGAATAG
- a CDS encoding TetR/AcrR family transcriptional regulator: protein MTKLTSRQLQAIQTKNKIYETSLSLMELHGYDQITIEQICRKAGVSVGSFYNYFKSKNDILIELYSRADEYFEQEVMPHLTEASMPDKIVEYFDFYANFNVSTGIGTMKQLYNSNNSLFIHEGRLMQVFLTQMISTGQAKGEITASQSPEYITEFLFIVARGLIYDWCLHNGEYNLRERMHEMMQPIVGVFREVG, encoded by the coding sequence ATGACTAAATTAACAAGCCGGCAGCTGCAGGCCATTCAGACCAAAAACAAAATTTATGAGACATCCCTCTCACTCATGGAGCTGCATGGATATGATCAAATTACGATTGAGCAAATCTGCCGTAAGGCAGGCGTATCTGTCGGGTCTTTTTACAATTATTTTAAATCCAAAAATGATATTCTGATTGAGCTTTACTCCAGAGCCGATGAATATTTTGAACAAGAGGTTATGCCTCACTTAACTGAAGCTTCCATGCCCGACAAAATAGTGGAGTACTTTGACTTCTACGCGAATTTTAACGTCAGTACAGGGATTGGTACGATGAAGCAGCTGTATAATTCCAACAACAGTCTGTTTATCCATGAGGGCAGGCTAATGCAGGTCTTTTTAACTCAAATGATTAGTACAGGCCAAGCAAAAGGTGAAATTACCGCGTCCCAGTCGCCTGAATATATAACCGAGTTTTTGTTTATTGTTGCCAGGGGCTTGATCTACGATTGGTGTCTGCATAACGGAGAGTACAATTTGCGGGAGAGAATGCATGAAATGATGCAACCTATTGTGGGGGTATTTCGTGAGGTGGGATAG
- a CDS encoding FAD-dependent oxidoreductase, which translates to MNSNHEILFQPLKIGKLEIKNRFAMAPMGPGGLCDIDGTYNERGVEYYVERAKGGTGLIMTGVTMVENDIEKCALPSMPCPTLSPLNFVKTGLLMTERVHAYGAKIFLQLSAGFGRVSIPSIVGKTAVAPSPIPHRWLDGVTCRELTIEEIHTYIRKFAESAAIAKKAGFDGVEIHAVHEGYLLDQFAIAMFNQRTDEYGGSLRNRLRFAVEIVQAIKAECGQDYPVSIRYSIKSFIKDWRQGGLPGEEFTEMGRDIEEGIEAAKILEEAGYDAFNGDVGSYDSWYWSHPPMYQKKGLYLPFNEILKQHLSVPIITAGRMENPDLASAAILNGMTDMVALGRPLLADADIPNKIRKGQLSQIRPCLSCQEGCMGRLAKYASISCAVNPACGREKEYGIEPARKIKNVLIVGGGISGCEAARVAAIRGHHVTLHEQNYRLGGNVIAGGVPDFKEDDHMLISWYEEQLSELGVDVRLNSAVTRDSLLEAAADEIIVATGSTPRMLAIGNADNVYSAEDVLLGKKDAGQSTVIIGGGLVGCETALWLADQGKQVTLVELQADILTVGGPLCHANEDMLRDLVAFKNINLRTNTMVSGSTTDGFTLKSGEVEEQIAADSAIVAIGYLPQKALYEEVYKDLSVNVHLLGDARQVQNIMYAVWDAYEVARNL; encoded by the coding sequence ATGAATAGCAATCATGAAATTCTTTTTCAACCGCTCAAAATCGGCAAGCTGGAAATCAAAAACCGTTTTGCCATGGCCCCGATGGGTCCCGGAGGGCTCTGTGACATAGACGGTACGTACAATGAGCGCGGAGTCGAGTATTATGTGGAACGCGCCAAAGGTGGCACCGGACTAATTATGACCGGGGTTACGATGGTCGAGAACGACATTGAGAAATGTGCTTTGCCTTCTATGCCCTGTCCAACCTTGAGCCCGCTTAACTTTGTGAAGACAGGACTGTTGATGACCGAACGAGTTCATGCTTATGGCGCCAAAATATTCCTGCAATTATCCGCCGGGTTCGGCAGAGTCAGCATTCCTTCTATCGTAGGAAAAACGGCTGTCGCTCCTTCCCCTATTCCCCATAGATGGCTGGATGGTGTAACTTGCCGCGAGCTGACGATCGAAGAAATTCATACCTATATCCGCAAGTTCGCCGAATCCGCAGCCATTGCCAAAAAAGCGGGCTTCGACGGTGTCGAAATCCATGCCGTTCACGAAGGTTATCTGCTGGATCAATTCGCGATTGCCATGTTCAATCAACGAACTGATGAATACGGCGGCAGCCTGCGCAACCGCCTCCGCTTCGCGGTGGAAATCGTGCAGGCCATTAAGGCCGAATGCGGACAGGATTATCCGGTATCCATTCGCTACAGTATCAAGAGCTTTATTAAGGATTGGCGACAAGGCGGCTTGCCTGGCGAAGAATTCACCGAGATGGGCCGAGACATTGAGGAAGGGATCGAAGCCGCCAAAATCCTCGAGGAAGCGGGTTATGATGCTTTTAATGGTGACGTAGGTTCCTATGATTCCTGGTATTGGTCCCACCCTCCAATGTATCAGAAGAAAGGCTTGTACCTTCCCTTCAATGAAATTCTGAAGCAGCATCTGTCTGTGCCAATTATTACGGCAGGCCGCATGGAGAATCCTGATCTGGCCAGCGCGGCCATTCTTAACGGCATGACCGATATGGTCGCTTTGGGAAGACCGTTGCTGGCGGATGCTGATATCCCCAACAAAATAAGAAAAGGACAGCTCAGCCAAATTCGTCCTTGTCTATCCTGTCAGGAAGGCTGCATGGGCCGTCTGGCCAAATATGCCTCCATCTCTTGTGCGGTCAATCCTGCCTGCGGCCGGGAGAAGGAATACGGTATTGAGCCGGCCCGTAAGATTAAGAATGTCCTGATTGTGGGTGGAGGTATTTCCGGCTGCGAAGCGGCAAGAGTAGCCGCCATCAGAGGCCACCATGTTACGCTGCATGAGCAGAACTACCGTCTCGGCGGCAATGTAATTGCGGGCGGTGTGCCTGATTTTAAAGAGGATGACCACATGCTGATATCATGGTATGAGGAACAATTAAGTGAGCTGGGCGTGGATGTCCGGCTGAATAGTGCCGTAACCAGGGATAGCCTGCTTGAGGCTGCTGCGGATGAGATTATTGTCGCTACCGGTTCAACACCAAGAATGTTAGCCATCGGCAATGCGGACAATGTGTATAGCGCCGAAGACGTTCTGCTGGGTAAAAAAGACGCAGGCCAATCTACAGTAATTATAGGCGGAGGGCTAGTTGGCTGTGAAACCGCCTTGTGGCTGGCTGATCAGGGGAAACAGGTTACCCTAGTTGAATTGCAGGCTGATATTCTCACCGTTGGCGGTCCACTCTGCCATGCGAATGAAGATATGCTGCGGGATTTAGTCGCCTTCAAAAATATCAATCTGCGGACCAATACCATGGTTAGTGGAAGTACCACAGACGGCTTCACCCTCAAATCGGGAGAGGTGGAAGAACAGATCGCTGCGGATTCGGCCATTGTGGCGATCGGCTATCTTCCGCAGAAGGCTTTGTACGAAGAGGTTTACAAGGACTTGTCGGTGAATGTTCATCTGCTGGGCGATGCCAGACAAGTGCAGAACATTATGTATGCGGTTTGGGATGCCTATGAGGTTGCCCGCAACCTGTAG
- a CDS encoding metal-dependent hydrolase, with protein sequence MMGKSHLLISTGVTLSVMSLLGYEITIPALAVAALSSLLPDIDEPNSLLVRKAIPNFLLRGLQIGLIGAAIYLYFAGIVPYPWNIVLALLVGSVSFLPGRRLRHLVMLLIALGLFAFADAYDPWNYIAACALAIAAVVPHRGLTHTLYGVAGWSALLYYASLSMNDGGSLWIAGGMSYALHLLADSLTQRGITPLPPLPFKLRLKLMSTGTKKGSAFEKSCILLTLVLVIYVFVLSS encoded by the coding sequence ATGATGGGCAAATCCCATTTGTTAATTAGCACCGGGGTTACCCTATCGGTTATGAGTCTGCTGGGCTATGAGATCACAATCCCGGCCCTCGCTGTGGCGGCACTTAGTTCATTGCTGCCGGATATTGATGAGCCGAATTCGCTGTTAGTGCGCAAGGCCATTCCTAATTTCCTGCTCCGAGGGCTGCAGATTGGCTTGATAGGCGCGGCTATATACCTTTATTTCGCGGGTATCGTACCTTATCCCTGGAATATTGTTCTGGCGCTGCTCGTAGGCAGTGTCTCTTTCCTGCCAGGCAGACGATTGCGGCATTTAGTTATGCTGCTGATCGCTTTGGGATTGTTCGCCTTCGCTGATGCTTACGATCCTTGGAACTACATTGCTGCTTGCGCACTCGCCATAGCAGCGGTTGTCCCCCATCGCGGGCTGACGCATACGCTTTACGGCGTTGCCGGCTGGAGTGCACTGCTGTATTACGCATCACTCAGCATGAATGACGGAGGCAGCCTTTGGATTGCCGGGGGCATGTCCTATGCGCTCCATTTGCTGGCCGATTCGCTTACCCAGCGCGGCATTACACCGCTGCCGCCGTTGCCCTTCAAGCTGCGTCTGAAGCTGATGAGCACGGGGACCAAGAAGGGGAGTGCCTTCGAGAAAAGTTGTATCTTGCTTACCCTGGTACTGGTTATTTATGTATTTGTTCTTTCTTCATAA
- a CDS encoding DMT family transporter: MSRSRMADLSLLLVAMMWGCTFLIVQKAVQVLPPFAFNSIRFTGAALLLALITAVFYRKEWNQLSWKMVCHSLLLGLFLFMGYGFQTMGLLYTTTSNTGFITGLSVVLVPFLSLALLRHAISRYTWFSACLAAAGLYLLTFTGSALSLNKGDGLILLCAVAFALQIAYTGVYAPRYPALPLATLQLAVVGLLSIAASLIFEGSSTLAHSGELIGKPDVLWALLISIGPTSAFAFWIQTACQKYTTPSRVAIIYAMEPVFAAGTGLVFGGETLGISALLGCLCILAAMLMAELSAESSGYKNMYFFSLRVFRKK; this comes from the coding sequence GTGAGTCGCTCCCGTATGGCTGATTTAAGTCTTTTACTGGTAGCGATGATGTGGGGTTGTACATTTCTGATTGTACAGAAGGCCGTGCAGGTATTGCCGCCGTTCGCTTTTAACAGCATTCGATTTACGGGTGCAGCTCTGCTGCTGGCCTTGATTACCGCTGTGTTTTACCGCAAAGAGTGGAATCAGCTAAGCTGGAAGATGGTGTGTCATTCCCTGCTGCTAGGCCTGTTTCTCTTTATGGGCTACGGCTTCCAGACGATGGGACTGCTGTATACGACTACTTCTAATACCGGCTTCATTACCGGGTTGTCGGTAGTGCTCGTTCCGTTCCTGTCTCTGGCATTACTACGTCACGCTATCTCACGGTATACCTGGTTCAGCGCATGTTTGGCCGCAGCAGGACTTTATCTGCTCACCTTCACAGGCTCTGCGCTGTCCTTGAATAAGGGCGACGGACTTATCCTGCTCTGCGCCGTTGCTTTTGCACTCCAGATCGCCTATACCGGCGTGTATGCTCCCCGTTATCCGGCGCTGCCGCTGGCTACGCTACAATTGGCTGTTGTTGGGCTGCTTAGCATCGCCGCTTCATTGATCTTTGAAGGAAGCAGCACGTTAGCTCATAGCGGTGAGCTTATCGGAAAGCCGGATGTACTATGGGCCCTGCTGATCTCCATTGGTCCCACTAGCGCTTTTGCCTTCTGGATTCAGACCGCCTGCCAGAAATACACTACGCCTTCACGGGTGGCTATCATCTATGCCATGGAGCCGGTGTTTGCCGCCGGAACAGGACTTGTCTTTGGTGGGGAGACTTTGGGCATATCCGCACTGCTGGGTTGCCTTTGTATCCTGGCCGCTATGCTTATGGCGGAGCTTAGTGCTGAATCTAGCGGATACAAGAACATGTACTTTTTCAGCTTGCGTGTATTTAGAAAGAAATAA
- a CDS encoding Cof-type HAD-IIB family hydrolase, with product MYKLIAIDIDDTLINDDKEVTPATQAALEQAVAAGVVVTLATGRAYASAQAIARQTGLNVPIITYQGALVKNLLDEQVLYERYVPQDAVRKLFNYCVEHDLHLQTYIDDKLYAREENQKLKDYSTLNKTQYFIEPDWEKLVPQKTPKMLIIDEPDFLDELAPKLRELLGDSVHITKSKPYFLEIMHHEGTKGLALEFLAAHFGCDMSETIAVGDSWNDHEMLEAAGLGIAMENAIPALKKIANFITLSNNEDGVKYAIDKFILQSAELEA from the coding sequence ATGTACAAACTGATCGCTATCGATATTGACGACACACTGATTAATGATGACAAGGAAGTCACACCCGCCACCCAGGCTGCACTCGAACAGGCTGTCGCTGCTGGTGTTGTTGTAACACTTGCTACAGGCCGTGCTTACGCATCTGCTCAAGCGATTGCCCGCCAGACCGGACTCAACGTGCCGATCATTACTTACCAAGGTGCACTCGTGAAGAACCTGCTGGATGAACAAGTTCTCTATGAACGTTATGTGCCACAGGATGCTGTACGCAAGCTGTTCAACTACTGTGTGGAGCATGATTTGCATCTGCAAACCTATATTGATGACAAGCTGTATGCCCGCGAAGAGAACCAGAAGCTGAAGGACTATTCTACCTTGAACAAAACGCAATATTTTATTGAGCCAGATTGGGAAAAGCTAGTGCCTCAGAAGACTCCCAAAATGCTCATTATCGATGAGCCGGACTTCCTCGATGAGCTGGCGCCCAAACTGCGTGAGCTGCTAGGAGATTCTGTACACATTACGAAATCCAAGCCTTACTTCCTCGAAATCATGCATCATGAGGGTACTAAAGGACTTGCGCTTGAGTTCCTCGCTGCCCATTTCGGCTGTGACATGTCCGAGACTATCGCTGTCGGCGATTCCTGGAACGATCACGAAATGCTGGAAGCTGCCGGTCTGGGCATCGCCATGGAGAATGCCATTCCAGCGCTGAAGAAAATCGCCAATTTCATCACGCTCAGCAACAATGAAGACGGCGTAAAATACGCCATTGATAAATTCATTCTGCAAAGTGCCGAGTTGGAAGCTTAA
- a CDS encoding ABC transporter ATP-binding protein: MKQQGVFSKLSKYMLRHKLLYSVLLITTLLSIALDLMMAWFLSGITAAAVSLDVDALKGLAGLGIIFLLVIGLNNYVDANLKNNISAKIRNELRLDMMNHTLSLPQSYFDRNHSGDLLSRFTNDNQSVGEACGQVLIGLLRNPLLALAAFGYLLYINWLLALICFAMGPLLFLTGKIFGKAMRVNSVQIQQNMSKTTSFLNDILGSSMVFKSFSIERRLLKLYQGHSESIISGELKRGRIEGATGAISSLLGNFTFLLALVVAAYYVANGSLEVGAMLAFIQLMNYLVAPFSALPGLVAAMQQSLGAAGRIFEVLDSTAEFKALPEPITEQPSFRSLVLSSVSFAYPEAEKQSLNKISLELQQGSQMAIVGPSGGGKSTLFKLLLGFYDSNEGDILINGDSIQDMSLASLRSYFAYVPQESSLYTGSIRDNIRNGKPEADDAEIVEALRKANAYDFVQELPQGLDTDIGEEGSRLSGGQRQRLSIARAILKDAPILLLDEATAALDNESEQMVQQAIRKLMGDKTTLVIAHRLSTVQNADLILVMENSEIVERGTHEQLLAAEGRYHKLYYSQLEQEEELEVTAVMTGVGAEGARTEVVAAEAGV, translated from the coding sequence TTGAAGCAGCAAGGCGTGTTCTCAAAATTAAGTAAATACATGCTAAGGCACAAGCTATTATACTCCGTCTTATTAATTACCACTTTGCTTAGCATAGCTTTGGATTTAATGATGGCTTGGTTCCTGTCAGGAATTACGGCTGCGGCAGTCAGCCTTGATGTGGATGCCCTCAAAGGGCTGGCAGGATTGGGGATTATCTTTTTGCTCGTAATTGGGCTTAATAATTATGTGGATGCCAATCTCAAGAACAATATTTCCGCCAAAATCAGAAATGAGCTGCGTCTGGATATGATGAATCACACGCTGTCGCTGCCACAATCCTATTTTGACCGCAATCATTCGGGGGACCTGCTGTCCCGCTTTACCAATGATAATCAATCGGTCGGCGAGGCCTGCGGGCAGGTACTGATTGGTTTGCTGCGAAATCCGCTGCTTGCTCTTGCCGCCTTTGGATACTTGCTCTATATTAACTGGCTGCTGGCTTTGATTTGTTTTGCCATGGGGCCCTTGCTGTTCCTTACTGGCAAAATATTCGGTAAAGCGATGCGTGTGAACAGTGTGCAGATCCAGCAAAATATGAGTAAGACGACTTCCTTTTTGAATGATATTCTGGGCAGCAGCATGGTGTTCAAGTCCTTCTCTATTGAACGCAGGCTGCTGAAGCTGTATCAAGGACACAGTGAGAGTATTATTTCCGGGGAATTGAAGCGTGGCAGAATTGAAGGGGCGACCGGGGCGATCTCCTCATTACTAGGTAACTTCACCTTTCTGCTGGCGCTGGTTGTTGCTGCTTATTATGTAGCGAATGGGTCGCTTGAGGTAGGTGCAATGCTCGCGTTCATTCAACTTATGAATTATTTGGTGGCGCCGTTCTCGGCTTTGCCGGGACTCGTGGCTGCCATGCAGCAATCGTTGGGTGCAGCGGGAAGGATCTTCGAAGTACTGGACAGTACAGCGGAATTCAAGGCTCTTCCGGAGCCAATCACAGAACAGCCTAGCTTTCGGAGTCTGGTCCTGTCATCGGTCTCGTTTGCTTACCCGGAAGCCGAGAAGCAGAGCCTGAACAAGATTAGTCTGGAGCTTCAGCAAGGGTCGCAAATGGCAATTGTTGGACCGAGCGGTGGTGGGAAATCGACGCTATTCAAGTTATTACTGGGATTCTATGATTCTAATGAAGGTGATATTTTGATCAATGGAGATTCAATTCAAGATATGAGTCTGGCTTCGTTGAGAAGTTATTTTGCCTATGTGCCACAGGAGTCGAGCTTATACACTGGAAGTATCCGCGACAATATCAGGAATGGGAAGCCGGAGGCAGACGATGCTGAGATTGTGGAAGCTTTGCGCAAGGCGAATGCCTATGATTTTGTGCAGGAGCTGCCGCAGGGATTAGACACGGATATTGGTGAGGAAGGTTCTCGACTGTCGGGTGGTCAGCGCCAACGTCTCTCCATTGCCAGAGCGATCCTGAAGGATGCGCCTATCCTGCTGCTGGATGAAGCGACGGCTGCGCTCGACAATGAATCGGAACAAATGGTGCAACAAGCGATCCGCAAGCTCATGGGTGACAAAACGACACTTGTCATTGCCCACCGCCTCTCGACAGTACAGAATGCTGATCTTATTCTAGTGATGGAGAACAGTGAAATTGTGGAGCGCGGGACACATGAGCAGTTGCTTGCTGCTGAAGGCAGGTACCATAAGCTGTATTATTCCCAGTTGGAGCAGGAAGAGGAGTTGGAAGTAACTGCGGTAATGACGGGAGTAGGGGCAGAGGGTGCGAGAACTGAAGTGGTAGCAGCAGAAGCTGGAGTCTAG
- a CDS encoding GNAT family N-acetyltransferase has protein sequence MNEAIGESLAELKPWMPFAQDMPSVEESEKFTREARLDYLKRSLLHMRIYDKVTGSFIGCSGLHNIDWDIRNFEIGYWIRTTCAGKGYMTEAVNGITEFAIHTLNANRIEIRCSTRNARSAAVAERAGYTLDGILRSNRRGQDGELHDSKVYAKVRGAEF, from the coding sequence ATGAATGAAGCTATTGGCGAGAGTCTCGCCGAGTTGAAACCGTGGATGCCTTTTGCCCAAGACATGCCCTCGGTAGAGGAATCTGAGAAATTCACACGTGAGGCACGACTGGATTACTTGAAGCGCTCTCTGCTGCATATGCGCATCTATGATAAAGTTACCGGAAGTTTTATCGGCTGCAGCGGCCTGCATAATATCGACTGGGATATCCGCAACTTTGAGATCGGTTATTGGATTAGAACAACCTGTGCGGGCAAGGGGTATATGACGGAGGCAGTTAACGGAATTACTGAGTTTGCTATACATACGCTGAACGCCAACCGGATCGAGATTCGCTGTAGTACTCGAAATGCCCGAAGTGCAGCCGTAGCCGAGCGAGCAGGTTATACGCTTGATGGAATCCTGCGCAGCAACCGCCGCGGACAGGATGGGGAACTGCATGATAGTAAGGTCTATGCCAAGGTGCGTGGGGCAGAATTTTAA
- a CDS encoding MerR family transcriptional regulator, with protein MTYQSLSGSSSSLTLEVFIALSILHEPKYTVKDVSEITGLTKHTIRYYDDQQLIPFVSRDVRNNRLFADHDLDWLRMVHSFRISGLPISEVKHYIVMCLQGDETIPERAELIAKQEKELEAKIREYNLQLMHIKDKKAYYESVSAGQLNDTWNPVNNNAECGEKYDIPEHIKSAPKVHARP; from the coding sequence ATGACATACCAAAGTTTATCGGGAAGCTCAAGCTCGCTTACTTTAGAAGTCTTTATTGCTCTCTCCATCTTACATGAACCTAAGTATACGGTAAAGGATGTATCTGAAATAACTGGTCTTACAAAACATACGATCCGTTACTATGATGACCAACAATTAATACCTTTTGTTTCGAGAGACGTCAGAAATAATCGTTTATTCGCTGACCATGATCTGGATTGGTTGCGAATGGTACACTCCTTTCGAATTTCAGGATTGCCAATTTCAGAAGTCAAACATTACATAGTAATGTGTTTGCAGGGTGATGAGACGATTCCTGAAAGGGCTGAACTTATTGCAAAACAAGAAAAAGAACTCGAAGCGAAGATCCGTGAGTACAACCTTCAATTAATGCACATTAAAGATAAGAAGGCTTACTACGAAAGTGTCTCTGCTGGTCAATTGAACGACACCTGGAATCCAGTTAACAATAATGCAGAATGTGGAGAAAAGTACGATATACCGGAACATATCAAATCAGCGCCAAAAGTTCATGCTCGACCATAG